The following are encoded together in the Panicum virgatum strain AP13 chromosome 6K, P.virgatum_v5, whole genome shotgun sequence genome:
- the LOC120711907 gene encoding cysteine-rich receptor-like protein kinase 15 isoform X2: MRIMQCCLASHTSSENLMPLSPSGHIHGRGLLFIAMVASLSTVVTSQASKYSWVDCQSSAAASPSPPSPSSSSTNTTFWSNVVALLDALPSSAAPTGFASLSRGNGTDRAFVRGMCRGDTAPDRCATYLRDAALSIRSSCNSSSRRAAIWYDDGSGVTIPAPMFCFVSYADTNASTAYEDAFRQPFQNADVVPDIDAFGRSYNALMSNLSARVVAVGGGSGTPPPAPMFATGAAVYDAAAPNGTMYGLLQCMRDRTPAECGRCLQDSVQRLPTCCRGRRGGLVFAYNCYLRMEVYPYYNLTLDGPPLLAPTPSPIFTGAGESPGKKRVNVTLAVAIPVGTVLAVVAMVAVFLYRRKVNRKKTGPGFYMRDNSSIKEEDMGYVEPEQLNLVVLRAATNNFSEENKIGEGGFGEVFKGTLQDGEEIAVKRLSQDSSQGFQELKNELVLAAKLKHRNLVQLLGVSLQEEKLVIYEYMPNRSLDTFLSDPMRRKQLDWSKRFSIICGIARGLLYLHEESRLKVIHRDLKPSNVLLDADMNPKISDFGIARAFTVDQSRDITRRPVGTLGYMSPEYAYWGHVSTKSDIFSFGVIVLEMVTGRRNNSAYNNTSDSISVLSHVWDKWRAGSMVDVVDPLLAESGYPESEVLNCIEIGLLCVQENPVDRPDASAVVLMLSSPTTTSDDRRAPSRPAFVFSSGLTESDHPSRSGARSSDGVLVISNKQSSTTTVSENEMSISELQPR, translated from the exons ATGAGAATTATGCAGTGTTGTTTAGCGTCCCACACCTCCTCAGAAAACCTCATGCCGTTGTCTCCATCCGGCCACATCCATGGCcgtggcctcctcttcatcgcCATGGTGGCGAGCCTCTCCACGGTGGTGACATCTCAGGCCAGCAAGTACTCGTGGGTGGACTGCCAATCCTCGGCGGCGGCATCTCCATCTCCTCCctcaccgtcctcctcctccaccaacACCACTTTCTGGTCCAACGTGGTGGCGCTACTGGACGCGCTCCCGTCGTCCGCTGCGCCGACGGGCTTCGCCTCCCTGTCCCGCGGCAACGGCACCGACCGCGCCTTCGTCCGGGGAATGTGCCGTGGTGACACCGCGCCGGACCGCTGCGCCACCTACCTCCGGGACGCCGCGCTGAGCATCCGGAGCagctgcaacagcagcagccgccgcgccgccatctgGTACGACGACGGCTCCGGCGTGACGATCCCGGCGCCGATGTTCTGCTTCGTCAGCTACGCGGACACCAACGCGTCCACCGCCTACGAGGACGCGTTCCGGCAGCCGTTCCAGAACGCCGACGTGGTCCCCGACATAGACGCCTTCGGGAGAAGCTACAACGCGCTGATGAGCAACCTCAGCGcgcgcgtcgtcgccgtcggcggcggctccggcacgccaccgccggcgccgatgTTCGCAACGGGGGCGGCCGTGTACGACGCCGCTGCCCCCAACGGCACCATGTACGGGCTGTTGCAGTGCATGAGGGACCGGACGCCGGCGGAGTGCGGCCGGTGCTTGCAGGACTCGGTGCAGCGACTGCCGACATGCTGCAGGGGGCGCCGGGGCGGGTTGGTGTTCGCCTACAACTGCTACCTGCGCATGGAGGTATACCCTTACTACAATCTGACCCTCGATGGGCCGCCGCTTCTAGCGCCGACTCCGTCGCCCATCTTCACCGGAGCCGGAGAGAGCCCAG GAAAAAAACGGGTCAATGTGACTCTCGCCGTCGCCATCCCTGTTGGAACAGTGCTCGCCGTAGTCGCCATGGTTGCTGTTTTCCTGTACAGGAGAAAGGTCAACCGGAAGAAAACAGGACCAG GCTTTTATATGAGAGACAATAGCAGTATCAAAGAAGAAGATATGGGTTATGTTGAACCCGAGCAACTTAATCTAGTGGTGTTAAGAGCTGCAACAAATAATTTCTCTGAAGAAAACAAAATTGGGGAGGGAGGTTTCGGAGAAGTGTTCAAG GGTACATTACAGGACGGGGAAGAAATAGCTGTGAAGAGGCTTTCGCAGGATTCCTCACAGGGGTTCCAAGAGCTTAAGAACGAGCTCGTGCTGGCTGCCAAGCTCAAGCACAGGAACCTGGTCCAGCTCCTGGGGGTGTCCTTGCAAGAAGAGAAGCTGGTCATCTACGAGTATATGCCCAATAGAAGCCTAGATACCTTCCTTTCCG ATCCAATGAGACGGAAGCAGCTGGATTGGAGCAAGAGGTTTTCCATCATCTGTGGTATCGCGCGGGGACTTCTTTACCTCCATGAGGAGTCCCGCTTAAAGGTCATCCACAGAGATCTAAAGCCGAGCAATGTGTTGCTTGATGCGGATATGAACCCCAAAATTTCAGATTTCGGAATTGCCAGAGCTTTCACCGTAGACCAATCTAGAGATATAACAAGAAGACCTGTTGGAACCCT CGGGTACATGTCCCCAGAGTATGCCTACTGGGGTCATGTTTCGACCAAGTCGGACATATTCAGCTTTGGTGTCATAGTCCTAGAGATGGTGACCGGGCGAAGGAACAATAGCGCATACAACAACACTTCAGACTCCATATCTGTTCTGAGCCAT GTTTGGGACAAGTGGAGGGCTGGTTCAATGGTGGATGTCGTAGACCCATTGCTAGCTGAGTCTGGGTACCCAGAAAGCGAGGTCCTAAACTGCATAGAGATCGGGCTTCTATGCGTCCAGGAAAACCCGGTGGATCGGCCAGACGCCTCGGCGGTGGTGCTTATGCTCAGCAGTCCGACCACAACGTCCGATGACAGACGAGCCCCATCTCGGCCGGCCTTCGTCTTCAGCTCCGGCTTAACTGAATCAGATCACCCATCAAGATCTGGCGCCAGGAGCTCTGATGGTGTTCTGGTTATCAGCAATAAACAGTCTTCGACGACCACGGTTTCAGAGAATGAGATGTCAATCTCGGAGCTTCAACCGAGGTAG
- the LOC120711907 gene encoding cysteine-rich receptor-like protein kinase 15 isoform X1, with translation MRIMQCCLASHTSSENLMPLSPSGHIHGRGLLFIAMVASLSTVVTSQASKYSWVDCQSSAAASPSPPSPSSSSTNTTFWSNVVALLDALPSSAAPTGFASLSRGNGTDRAFVRGMCRGDTAPDRCATYLRDAALSIRSSCNSSSRRAAIWYDDGSGVTIPAPMFCFVSYADTNASTAYEDAFRQPFQNADVVPDIDAFGRSYNALMSNLSARVVAVGGGSGTPPPAPMFATGAAVYDAAAPNGTMYGLLQCMRDRTPAECGRCLQDSVQRLPTCCRGRRGGLVFAYNCYLRMEVYPYYNLTLDGPPLLAPTPSPIFTGAGESPGKKRVNVTLAVAIPVGTVLAVVAMVAVFLYRRKVNRKKTGPGFYMRDNSSIKEEDMGYVEPEQLNLVVLRAATNNFSEENKIGEGGFGEVFKGTLQDGEEIAVKRLSQDSSQGFQELKNELVLAAKLKHRNLVQLLGVSLQEEKLVIYEYMPNRSLDTFLSGIHQTTVKIQIRHFSFIYLLLYCSCYLSADPMRRKQLDWSKRFSIICGIARGLLYLHEESRLKVIHRDLKPSNVLLDADMNPKISDFGIARAFTVDQSRDITRRPVGTLGYMSPEYAYWGHVSTKSDIFSFGVIVLEMVTGRRNNSAYNNTSDSISVLSHVWDKWRAGSMVDVVDPLLAESGYPESEVLNCIEIGLLCVQENPVDRPDASAVVLMLSSPTTTSDDRRAPSRPAFVFSSGLTESDHPSRSGARSSDGVLVISNKQSSTTTVSENEMSISELQPR, from the exons ATGAGAATTATGCAGTGTTGTTTAGCGTCCCACACCTCCTCAGAAAACCTCATGCCGTTGTCTCCATCCGGCCACATCCATGGCcgtggcctcctcttcatcgcCATGGTGGCGAGCCTCTCCACGGTGGTGACATCTCAGGCCAGCAAGTACTCGTGGGTGGACTGCCAATCCTCGGCGGCGGCATCTCCATCTCCTCCctcaccgtcctcctcctccaccaacACCACTTTCTGGTCCAACGTGGTGGCGCTACTGGACGCGCTCCCGTCGTCCGCTGCGCCGACGGGCTTCGCCTCCCTGTCCCGCGGCAACGGCACCGACCGCGCCTTCGTCCGGGGAATGTGCCGTGGTGACACCGCGCCGGACCGCTGCGCCACCTACCTCCGGGACGCCGCGCTGAGCATCCGGAGCagctgcaacagcagcagccgccgcgccgccatctgGTACGACGACGGCTCCGGCGTGACGATCCCGGCGCCGATGTTCTGCTTCGTCAGCTACGCGGACACCAACGCGTCCACCGCCTACGAGGACGCGTTCCGGCAGCCGTTCCAGAACGCCGACGTGGTCCCCGACATAGACGCCTTCGGGAGAAGCTACAACGCGCTGATGAGCAACCTCAGCGcgcgcgtcgtcgccgtcggcggcggctccggcacgccaccgccggcgccgatgTTCGCAACGGGGGCGGCCGTGTACGACGCCGCTGCCCCCAACGGCACCATGTACGGGCTGTTGCAGTGCATGAGGGACCGGACGCCGGCGGAGTGCGGCCGGTGCTTGCAGGACTCGGTGCAGCGACTGCCGACATGCTGCAGGGGGCGCCGGGGCGGGTTGGTGTTCGCCTACAACTGCTACCTGCGCATGGAGGTATACCCTTACTACAATCTGACCCTCGATGGGCCGCCGCTTCTAGCGCCGACTCCGTCGCCCATCTTCACCGGAGCCGGAGAGAGCCCAG GAAAAAAACGGGTCAATGTGACTCTCGCCGTCGCCATCCCTGTTGGAACAGTGCTCGCCGTAGTCGCCATGGTTGCTGTTTTCCTGTACAGGAGAAAGGTCAACCGGAAGAAAACAGGACCAG GCTTTTATATGAGAGACAATAGCAGTATCAAAGAAGAAGATATGGGTTATGTTGAACCCGAGCAACTTAATCTAGTGGTGTTAAGAGCTGCAACAAATAATTTCTCTGAAGAAAACAAAATTGGGGAGGGAGGTTTCGGAGAAGTGTTCAAG GGTACATTACAGGACGGGGAAGAAATAGCTGTGAAGAGGCTTTCGCAGGATTCCTCACAGGGGTTCCAAGAGCTTAAGAACGAGCTCGTGCTGGCTGCCAAGCTCAAGCACAGGAACCTGGTCCAGCTCCTGGGGGTGTCCTTGCAAGAAGAGAAGCTGGTCATCTACGAGTATATGCCCAATAGAAGCCTAGATACCTTCCTTTCCGGTATCCATCAAACTACTGTTAAAATTCAAATAAGACATTTCTCATTTATTTATCTTCTATTGTACTGCTCTTGTTATCTGAGTGCAGATCCAATGAGACGGAAGCAGCTGGATTGGAGCAAGAGGTTTTCCATCATCTGTGGTATCGCGCGGGGACTTCTTTACCTCCATGAGGAGTCCCGCTTAAAGGTCATCCACAGAGATCTAAAGCCGAGCAATGTGTTGCTTGATGCGGATATGAACCCCAAAATTTCAGATTTCGGAATTGCCAGAGCTTTCACCGTAGACCAATCTAGAGATATAACAAGAAGACCTGTTGGAACCCT CGGGTACATGTCCCCAGAGTATGCCTACTGGGGTCATGTTTCGACCAAGTCGGACATATTCAGCTTTGGTGTCATAGTCCTAGAGATGGTGACCGGGCGAAGGAACAATAGCGCATACAACAACACTTCAGACTCCATATCTGTTCTGAGCCAT GTTTGGGACAAGTGGAGGGCTGGTTCAATGGTGGATGTCGTAGACCCATTGCTAGCTGAGTCTGGGTACCCAGAAAGCGAGGTCCTAAACTGCATAGAGATCGGGCTTCTATGCGTCCAGGAAAACCCGGTGGATCGGCCAGACGCCTCGGCGGTGGTGCTTATGCTCAGCAGTCCGACCACAACGTCCGATGACAGACGAGCCCCATCTCGGCCGGCCTTCGTCTTCAGCTCCGGCTTAACTGAATCAGATCACCCATCAAGATCTGGCGCCAGGAGCTCTGATGGTGTTCTGGTTATCAGCAATAAACAGTCTTCGACGACCACGGTTTCAGAGAATGAGATGTCAATCTCGGAGCTTCAACCGAGGTAG